Below is a window of Chloroflexota bacterium DNA.
GGCACGCCTCGACGCACGCCGCCGGCGTGGTGATCTCAGGCGATCCGCTGGTCTGGCACTCGCCGCTGCAGAAGGTCGGCAAGAGCGAGACGATGGTCATGACCCAGTACCCGCAGAAGGCGCTTGAGGAGATCGGCCTCCTCAAGATGGACTTCCTGGGGCTGGCGAACCTGACGATGCTGGCGAAGGCGGTCGAGTACATCCGCGAGTCGCGCGGGGTCGAGATCGACCTGAGCACCGTGCCGCTCGACGACCCCGAAACGTACCGGCGGCTCTCAGACGGCGAGACCCACTCGGTGTTCCAGCTTGAAGGCAGCGGGATGACCCGCTACGTCAAAGAGCTGAAGCCGCAGACGGTCCGCCACCTTGCGGCGATGGTGGCGCTCTACCGCCCTGGCCCGATGGCCCACATCCCGAACTACATCGCCCGCAAGGAGGGCCGCCAGCACGTCGAGTATCCGGACGCCTCGCTGGAAGACCTGCTGGACGAGACGTACGGGATCATCGTCTACCAGGATCAGGTGCTGCAGATCGTGCAGCGGGTGGCCGGGTACTCGCTGGGGCAGGCCGACATCCTGCGCCGCGCCATGGGGAAGAAAGACCCCGAGGTGATGCGGAGCGAGCGCTCGCGCTTCATCGATGGGGCAAAGGAGCGCGGCTATCCGGTCGAAACCGCCGAGAAACTGTGGGAGTACATCGAGCCATTCGCCGGCTACGCCTTTAACAAATCGCACGCGTTTTGTTACGCCTTTGTTGCGTATCAGACGGCGTATCTGAAGGCGAATTATCCGGTCGAATGGATGGCCGCCGTCCTGACGACGGATGTTGCCAAGCCTGAGAAGATCGTCTCGGCGCTGGGCGAGTGCCGGCGGATGGACGTCGAGATCCTGCTGCCGAGCATCAACTACAGCCAGGTCCGTTTCACGGTCGAGACGCTGGCCAACCCGGGCAAGTTCACGCACGGTATCCGCTTCGGGCTGGCGGCCATCAAGAACGTCGGCGAGGGGGCTGTCGAGTCCGTCGTGGCCGAGCGCGAGAAGAACGGTCCGTTCAAGTCGCTGGACGATTTCTGCAGCCGCGTCGATCTCCGCATGGTGAACAAGCGGGTGATCGAAGCGCTGGTCAAGTGCGGAGCGATGGACGAGTTCGGGCCGCGCGAGCGGGTGTTGGCCGGCATCGACGCCTGCATGGGCAACGGGCAGCGCTCCCAGAAGGCCGCCAGCACCGGCCAGGTGGACATGTTCAGCATGTTCGGCGGCGGCGACAACGACAGCTCGACGGTCTTTGAAACGCCGCTGCCGGTGGTTGCGGAGGTCGGGCGGCGCGAGAAGCTCACCTGGGAGAAGGAGGCGATTGGCGTCTTCCTCTCGGATCATCCGTTCATGGACGCGGCGCGCTGGTTCGCCAGCAGCAAGTACACCCTCACCAGCGCCATCAGCACGGACATCGCCGAGAAGCAGGTGACGGTGGCCGGCATCGTGGCCTCGATCCGGCGGATCACGACCCGCAAGGGCGACACGATGGGCGTGCTGACGCTGGAAGACCTCCACGGCAGCGTTGAGGTGGTCGGGTTCCCGAAGACGTTCCAGCAGTACGCTGAATTGTGGCGGGAGGACGCCATCCTGGTGGTGCAGGGGAAGGTCGATGCCCGTGACGACCGCCTCCAGATCATCGCCGAGGGCGTCGAGGAGCCGCAGCTTGGCGCGGACCTGGAGAAGGCGGCCGACGAGGACGTGCGGATCTACCAGCCGACGGTGACGGTGGACCCGAATCCGCGCGCCGCCTGGCGGCCGAAGAAAGATCCGGCGGCCCAGAACGGCAACGGGAACGGGGCATCCAACGGCCACGGCTCGTCGAACGGGAATGGCAGCCATGGCAACGGACAGAGCCATGGCAACGGACAGAGCAACGGCAATGGACAGAGCAACGGCAACGGCAGTGGTGGCTACGTCAACCACAACCTGAACGTGCGGACGATGGCCCCCGAGGTGGTCGTGCAGCGGGTGCGCCTGCTGATCCCTCGCACCGAGAA
It encodes the following:
- a CDS encoding DNA polymerase III subunit alpha, which translates into the protein MAADFCHLHVHSEYSLLDGYSKTKELAKYAAKLGMSAVALTDHGNLYGAIEFYKACKDSGVKPIIGIETYVAPGKMTAKSGQDRDYRHLILLAMDETGYRNLLELTTRSWLEGYYYKPRIDRDLLKEKNEGLIALSACLGGEVAGPINKGDYEGAKQSALWYKEVFGDRYYIELQEHGLKEDATVTPQLIRLARELDIPVVATNDNHYTTREQAEKQDLLLCVQTSSTIDDPKRMRFETQEFYLKSPDEMAELFKDTPDAIANSLVIAERCNLKLNFGRINFPPLEHVMQPGENADDCLARSCRERLPGRYPNTEEYVRQRLDYELEVVRKTGFSAYILLVWDYVAWARERKIPCGPRGSAAGSIILYLLGIADVDPIEYGLTFERFLNPERVQMPDVDMDFADERREEVIQYCIERYGADHVAQMVTFGRLLARAAIRDVGRALNYPLNEVERVAKLIPQIPVGMTIDKSLDQVKDLKQLYDADPSVKRLLDSAKSIEGVARHASTHAAGVVISGDPLVWHSPLQKVGKSETMVMTQYPQKALEEIGLLKMDFLGLANLTMLAKAVEYIRESRGVEIDLSTVPLDDPETYRRLSDGETHSVFQLEGSGMTRYVKELKPQTVRHLAAMVALYRPGPMAHIPNYIARKEGRQHVEYPDASLEDLLDETYGIIVYQDQVLQIVQRVAGYSLGQADILRRAMGKKDPEVMRSERSRFIDGAKERGYPVETAEKLWEYIEPFAGYAFNKSHAFCYAFVAYQTAYLKANYPVEWMAAVLTTDVAKPEKIVSALGECRRMDVEILLPSINYSQVRFTVETLANPGKFTHGIRFGLAAIKNVGEGAVESVVAEREKNGPFKSLDDFCSRVDLRMVNKRVIEALVKCGAMDEFGPRERVLAGIDACMGNGQRSQKAASTGQVDMFSMFGGGDNDSSTVFETPLPVVAEVGRREKLTWEKEAIGVFLSDHPFMDAARWFASSKYTLTSAISTDIAEKQVTVAGIVASIRRITTRKGDTMGVLTLEDLHGSVEVVGFPKTFQQYAELWREDAILVVQGKVDARDDRLQIIAEGVEEPQLGADLEKAADEDVRIYQPTVTVDPNPRAAWRPKKDPAAQNGNGNGASNGHGSSNGNGSHGNGQSHGNGQSNGNGQSNGNGSGGYVNHNLNVRTMAPEVVVQRVRLLIPRTENDAADITKIQHLDHVLGGLEGQSPCEVVVVLPEGRFRVSDPDYRVRLTADLTAELRRICGEEHVIIQRG